A region of the Fischerella sp. PCC 9605 genome:
TTTAAAAACCTTCCTCGGGATTGGTTCTCCAAAACGTCGTTTTGTTTTTTTGTTAAATTTTATACTTTTGATAAATAAGTAATTCTTGCTTATGGGAGTTTCTTTGGCATATAGGAATTTCCATAGAGGGGGAGAGCATAATTATGAGCAATCATCATTTAACAAACTCTGCAATAGGCGACAACACAACCAACTTCTCAAAAACAAAGCGATCGCCTTTTATAGAAACGAATGGACTGCTTTTCTATAAGCAAGAGTGCAAGACTCCTGAATTCTTAAATTCATCTGCTGTCATAACCTTATTTGGCGAAGCAGTAGTTGTAGATCATTATGTGCTGCTTTTCCCCGATCCAGACACACTGATCGACTATGCTAATGCTTTGGTCAACTATGGGGCCAAAATCACAGAAGGGCCGGGAACATTCCCTGAAAACTTTTGCACCGACCGAAAAATTTTGCCTGAAGACCTGTGGATTTTCTATCTCTCATCTTTAATACCATCAGGCGTAATTGTCTCGCTGGCTGCGCCTCACGCGCCAAATGACGATTTAGATCGCTTGTTAAAAAAATACGGTGACAATGCCGTTCATCACGTTGCCATTCGTGTTGATGATATATACGCAGCGGCAGAAGTTTGGCAAAAGAAGGGCTTTATTCCTTTGTCTAGAAATCCTCAAGACGATGGCTGCTTGTGCCAATGGTTTCTTCGTAACTGGGCAGGGCAGATAGTAGAGTTAATCCACCGCAGATCCGAGGGTAGACAGACCTTTTCTTGCGAGAATATCGCTGGTTTGCGCCTCTGTGAAACTACCAGATTGTAACCAAAAGTGAGGCGATCGCCCTGCACATAAATTTTACTTGACTACACGCATCTCACATCTTTTCAAACGTTTGAGCATTTTATGCACCTGCGAGTCATTTTTTGCAAATATTGCAGGCGGACAAACTTGTTGACGCAGACATCTGTCACAAAGCATACTACCTCACTCCTTCACAAAGTATTACACGGATATTAGAGGGAAAAGTTTTACTTCAAGCAAAAATATTGCTCTGAGGAAAGTTTCCCTCTACGATCTTTGCTTGGGGATCAGTATGTTCGGTATCAATACAGTTAAAAAATTCTTAAAATTTAGTTAAGCTCCACTCAGCCCTTAGGAGTTTTGAACTAGCGATCGCCTACCTATTACTCATCATTCAAAGTCTCAATCAACAAATCTACTTGCTGCTGTCGCTGTTGTAAAAAATTTTCACACTCGCGCAAATACTCAACAGCTTTGGCGAATTGCTCAAAAACCTCTGCCAATTCCAACTCACCCGCCTCAATGCGGGCGATAATATTTTCAATTTCAGCAACCTTCGCCTCATAATTCCAAACTTCTATTGATTTAGAATTAGAGGAACTGTTACGTTTAACCATTCAAATCTTGGCTTCCTCGGCGTCTATGGCGGTTTAAACTTTTGACTCTCTTGTTTCCGTAACTTTTACTATAACCTCACCCTGGCCCAACTGAATCAACAATTCCTGTCCTATAGCTACCTCAGTGGCATTGCGAACAATTATCCCATTTTCTTGTCTGACCACCGCATAACCGCGCTGCAATACTGCTTTGGGGTCAAGAGTTACCAACTTTTGTCGCAACATCTCTAAGTGCTGAGTTGCTTGCTGAAATTTACTAGTTGTTACTTGCATCAGTTGCTGACGCCTCCAAGTTAACGCCTGCATCTGTTGCTGTAATTGCTTATCCAACCGCAAACGCTGCAAACGTTCTCGCAGTCCTTGCAGTTGATTATCTGCACTTTCTAACTCTCGATGCACTACTTGTTGTAGTTCGACAATTCGCTGCCAATGCAAATTGTATAGATCGGCAAGTGCGGGAACAACCCGTTCGGCAGCAGCAGTGGGAGTATGCACGCTCTCATCTGCTACTAAATCTACTAGAGACTCATCCCTGTGATGCCCAATCCCAGTAATTACGGGTATAGAACAATTAGCAACTGCTCGCACCACCCGTTCATCATTAAAGCAAGCTAATTCCTCAACTGCACCGCCTCCCCGCGAAAGTATTAATACCTCAGCACGTCCATCTCGTTCTACTCGTTGAATTGCCTTAACTATAGACTCTGGTGCTTGCTCACCCTGTACTGTCGCGGGAGAAAATAAAATACGTAAACCAGGGTATCTTTGCTTGAGAGTTTTTTGAATATCACCCCAAGCAGCGGCGGTAGGTGAAGTGACAACAGCAATAGTTTGGGGATGAGGTGGAAGCGATCGCTTTCTTTGTGGATCGAATAAACCCTCCGCCTCTAGTCGGTTTCGTAACTGTTGGTAGCGCAGCGCCTGCAAACCGACACCAGCGGGTAAAGCTTGCCAAACAGAAAGCTGGTATTCTCCTCGCGCGGGGTATAGTCTAATACTGCCTAAAACAATTAACTGCTCACCCACCGTTGGCATTTGCATCAATTTGGGCAATTGACCATTCCACACCACACACTTAATAGCTGCTCCCCCATCTGGATCTTGCAGTGTAAAAAATAAGCCGCTACGGTGATGGTTAGCGCTGGAAACTTCTCCTATCACCCAAACTTGTCGCAGTTGTTCATCTTGCTCTAATAGCAAGCGGATGTAGTCAGTCAAACCACTGACGCTAACAGCTGTATCAGGAATCAAAAAGTCAGTAAAATCAGCAGTCATTATACTTGTAGGCTAAGTAGCTAGGCGAGAATCAACAAAGTTCTGTAAATAAACGTAAAAATATGCTTGTACTAGCGTTTGAGCAAGCGCATCGCTACTCCATGCTGCATAATAACCAAGATAGACAATACAAAATTTAATTCCCAATCCCAATCTCCAGTCCTAGCAATATTGGCATACCCGCGCTAGACTATGTAGCGATTAGCCGCAGGAAAATGTCAAAATAGTATATCTGTTCTACTAAATCTTCCCAAGCAACACTCTCGAAATCAATATATATATAGAGGTAGGAATGGCAGTTAACACTGATAACGCTGGCAAGCAAAAAGCGCTCAACATGGTACTAAACCAGATTGAGCGTACTTTTGGCAAAGGAACAATCATGCGCTTGGGCGATGCCACCCGGATGCGGGTAGAGACCATTTCCAGTGGGGCGCTGACTTTGGATTTGGCATTGGGTGGTGGTTTACCCAAAGGGCGGGTGATTGAGATTTATGGTCCAGAAAGTTCTGGTAAAACGACTTTAGCGCTACACGCTGTTGCAGAAGTGCAAAAAAATGGCGGAATTGCTGCCTACGTAGATGCAGAACACGCCCTTGACCCAGCTTATGCTGCGGCTTTGGGTGTGGATACAGAAAACCTGCTAATTTCCCAACCTGATACAGGGGAAGCAGCATTAGAAATTGTCGATCAGCTCGTTCGCTCAGCTGCCGTAGACATTGTAGTCATTGACTCGGTAGCAGCGCTAGTTCCCCGTGCAGAAATCGAAGGTGATATGGGCGATGCCCACGTTGGTCTGCAAGCAAGATTGATGAGCCAAGCCTTACGTAAAATCACTGGTAATATTGGTAAATCTGGCTGCACAGTAATTTTCCTCAACCAATTACGGCAAAAAATTGGTATCAGCTACGGCAACCCAGAAACCACGACTGGTGGTAATGCCCTAAAATATTATGCTTCCGTACGCTTGGATATTCGCCGGATTCAAACCTTGAAAAAAGGCTCAGAGGAATTTGGTAATCGCGTCAAAGTCAAAGTTGCTAAAAATAAAGTCGCACCACCTTTTAGAATTGCCGAATTTGACATTATTTTTGGCAGGGGTATTTCTACTTTAGGTTGCCTTGTGGATTTAGCAGAAGAAACTGGCGTATTAAATCGCAAGGGAGCATGGTACAGCTACAATGGCGACAACATCTCCCAAGGACGAGATAAT
Encoded here:
- the xseB gene encoding exodeoxyribonuclease VII small subunit, which produces MVKRNSSSNSKSIEVWNYEAKVAEIENIIARIEAGELELAEVFEQFAKAVEYLRECENFLQQRQQQVDLLIETLNDE
- the xseA gene encoding exodeoxyribonuclease VII large subunit, with product MTADFTDFLIPDTAVSVSGLTDYIRLLLEQDEQLRQVWVIGEVSSANHHRSGLFFTLQDPDGGAAIKCVVWNGQLPKLMQMPTVGEQLIVLGSIRLYPARGEYQLSVWQALPAGVGLQALRYQQLRNRLEAEGLFDPQRKRSLPPHPQTIAVVTSPTAAAWGDIQKTLKQRYPGLRILFSPATVQGEQAPESIVKAIQRVERDGRAEVLILSRGGGAVEELACFNDERVVRAVANCSIPVITGIGHHRDESLVDLVADESVHTPTAAAERVVPALADLYNLHWQRIVELQQVVHRELESADNQLQGLRERLQRLRLDKQLQQQMQALTWRRQQLMQVTTSKFQQATQHLEMLRQKLVTLDPKAVLQRGYAVVRQENGIIVRNATEVAIGQELLIQLGQGEVIVKVTETRESKV
- the recA gene encoding recombinase RecA — translated: MAVNTDNAGKQKALNMVLNQIERTFGKGTIMRLGDATRMRVETISSGALTLDLALGGGLPKGRVIEIYGPESSGKTTLALHAVAEVQKNGGIAAYVDAEHALDPAYAAALGVDTENLLISQPDTGEAALEIVDQLVRSAAVDIVVIDSVAALVPRAEIEGDMGDAHVGLQARLMSQALRKITGNIGKSGCTVIFLNQLRQKIGISYGNPETTTGGNALKYYASVRLDIRRIQTLKKGSEEFGNRVKVKVAKNKVAPPFRIAEFDIIFGRGISTLGCLVDLAEETGVLNRKGAWYSYNGDNISQGRDNAIKYLEEKTEFAEQIKQLVREKLEKGAVVSANSVRKTSEDEEEDEDYTEEE
- a CDS encoding VOC family protein — encoded protein: MSNHHLTNSAIGDNTTNFSKTKRSPFIETNGLLFYKQECKTPEFLNSSAVITLFGEAVVVDHYVLLFPDPDTLIDYANALVNYGAKITEGPGTFPENFCTDRKILPEDLWIFYLSSLIPSGVIVSLAAPHAPNDDLDRLLKKYGDNAVHHVAIRVDDIYAAAEVWQKKGFIPLSRNPQDDGCLCQWFLRNWAGQIVELIHRRSEGRQTFSCENIAGLRLCETTRL